The genomic stretch ATTATTTTTTATTTTTAACTGTGTTAAAACTTATTAGAACAAAGAATTCTTAAAGATTTTTATAATATATTTGATTTTCTTAAAAAACGCTATTGGGTTAATGAAGTTTACAAGTATTAAAATCTGTCTTTTATTTATTGTTTTATTTTCAATAAAAAACCAAGCACAAGAAACGTTACCAATTTATACAGATTACTTATCAGATAATGTTTTTTTAGTACACCCTTCAGCAGCAGGTATTGGTAATTCTAGTAAATTAAGATTAACTGCAAGACAACAATGGATTGGTGTACCAAATGCACCTGCATTACAAACGGTAAGTTTTCATACCAAATTTGGCGAAGAATCGAATGCTGGTTATGGTTTGGTTTTATTTAATGATAAAAACGGATTTCACTCTCAGCAAGGTATGCAAGGTGCTTATGCTTATCATTTACCAATGAGCACGAGTAAAATGTTTCAACAATTATCTTTTGGTTTGGCTTTTTCTTTTGTACAAAACCAATCAGATCAAAGAACATTTTCTGGAGATAGACCAGGTGTTGTTAGTCAAATTATAGAAAGTACAAGTTACTATAATGCAGATTTTAGTTTAGCTTATCACAGAGGAGGTTTGTCTTCTTATTTTACAGTTAAAAACTTATTCTTAACAGCAAAAAACAATTTGAATGTTCAAGAACCTTTAGATTTAAGAAATTATATTTTATCCGTTGGTTATTATTTCGGACAAGAAAGATTTGTACAATTTGAACCTTCTGTAATGTTGCAAATAAGAGAAGGAACTAAAGAAAGAATTGCAGATCTAAATTTTAAAGCCTACAAAACTTTTAAAAACACGCAATTTTGGGCAGCACTATCTTATAGAAGAAATTTTGATGCTAGTAGCGAAGATAACTCTTCTTACATCTCGCCTTTAATTGGTGTAAATTATAAGAATTTGATGTTTTCTTACACGCATACAAAGCAATTAAACGATGTATTATTCGCAGAGAATGGATTTCATCAAATTTCTATAGGTTTTAACCTATGGACAAGAGAACCAAGAGGTGCAGCTTGCCCTAATATAAATGCAAGTTACGGTAGCTTTTAGAAATCTTTTTCTATTACTTCTATACCATCATTAACAATTAAATTCTTTAATGCAGTCTTATCTTTGTTGATGTAAATAAAATGAGATGCTTTTTTAGCATCTTTTTTAATTAGATTGTTTTTCTCTAAAATAGCTTTCGTTTGTTTGGCAACTGCTTCGCCAGAATCTATAATTTTAATTTTAGATCCAACAATTTTTCTAATTTGAGGTATTAAATAAGGGTAATGAGTACAACCAAGCACCAAAGAATCGATATCATTTTTAATCATAGGATTCAGGTATTGAAGAAGTAGATCATTCATTTCTTCTGAATGTAATTTTCCGGCTTCTATTAGTTCTACAAGTCCTTTACCTATCGTTTCTTTAATCGTAATATCTTTAGATATAGTTTTAGATGTTTTCTCAAACAAAGTACTGTTTAGCGTTCCTTTTGTTGCTAAAATTCCTATAATTTTAGTTTTTGTAATTAAAGCAGCGGGTTTTATAGCAGGTTCTATCCCTATAAAAGGAATTGCATATTTGTCTCTTAAAAAATCAATTGCATTTGTTGTGGCAGTATTACAAGCAACAACAATTATTTTACAATTTTTAGCTAATAAAAATTCAGTATTTTTAATACACAATGCAATAATTTCTTCTTTGGTTTTTTGACCGTAAGGAGCATTTTTACTATCGGAAAGATAGATTGTATTTTCAAAAGGCAAAAGCGTTATCACTTCTTTTAATATTGATGTGCCACCAACACCAGAATCAAAAAAACCAATAGGATTATTGTTAGATATCATATGCGTAAAAATAAAAAAACCTACTTAAAAAAGTAGGTTTCTTATATAATTTAAAAAGTAGAAATTATTGTCTTGCTTGTTGTGGCTTTGGTAAATCTTTTAATAAACCTAATTTAGCTTTTACAGCACTATATAAATCTTCTCCCTTTTTTACGATTAAACTTTTAGCATCAAGAACATATAAAATTCCTTTAGATGCAGCAGCAGATTCAATTGCTTTTTCAGCTTTTTCTACAATTGGCTTTAAACCATCTGCTTGTTTCTTTTGCATTTCTTGGTAAGCAGCTTGTTGTGCTTGGTCAAATCTTGCCTTGTCTACTTGTACTTCTTGTGCTCTTTGCTTGTTAGTAGCTTCTGTTTGTGTTGCTTGCTCAGCAGTATATTTTTGAACTTTAGCTTCTAACTTTTTCTTTAAACCTTCAATTTCATTTTGGTACGATTTACCTAACTTTTCTAAAGTAGTAGATAATGCTCTTGTTTCTGGCATATTATCTATAACTCTTTGGTAATCTACATGACCTATTTTTTGTGCATTCGCAACACCAGCTACTCCTAAAGTAAATACAGCAATTAATAGTAATGTTTTAAAATTTTTCATTCTTGTTTTTAATTTAATTATTATTCTCTTGTTTTTCTTGCTCTTTCTTTGCGTCTTCTTTTTTCTTTCTAAGCGCTTCTTTCTTTTTTCTAAGCAACTCTCTTTTTTCGTCTCTTTTCTTTAACAGTGCTTGTCTTCTTTCTTCTGCTAATTTTTGCTTCGCTTCTTTATCAGATAGTTTTTTTGCAATTGCTGCTTCTTTTTTAGCGATTGCAGTTTTTTGTTTATCTGTTAATTCTTTTGGCGCACTTGCTTGCTTCTTTTTAGCATTTTTTTGATCTACTAACCTTGTTCTATCAATAGTTGCTAAAACGAGGTCGCTAATATCGTATTTTTTATTTGAATATAGCATTACTAATTCACTAGATTTATCAAAAACAAAATCGTATTTTTTTCTAGCAGAAATACTTTGTATTGCATTGTAAACTTGGTCTTGTATAGGTTTTACTAATTGTTTTCTTAATAAAAACATATCACCTTTAGGTCCAAAATACAAAGATTCTAATCTTCTTAATTCGTCTTGTTTTAATGCTATTTCTTCTTCTTTTTCTTCTATAAGATCTTTTGTAAGAATAGCTTTTTCGTTTGCTAAATCAGTTTTTAGTACTTCAATAAATCTTGCTTCTTTATCTAATTTTTGTCTCCACTTTACTACTTTTTCGTCTAAAGTATTTTGTGCTTCTAGATATTCAGGAACATTTTCTAGAATGTATTCCATATCTATGTAGGCAATAATTTGATTTCTTTGAGCGCAAGAAATACTAACTGTAAATAAAAGAACTGTAAATAAAAATATTTTTTTCATTCGTTTAGTATTTAGAAAAAACCATGCCAAAAAAACTTTAGTCTTAACAAATGTACAGTTTTCTTAGAATTGTCTTCCGATAATAAAATGTGTTTGCCAACCAGATTTTTCTATTTGACCAGGTAATGGATCGAACCCATGAGCAAAATCGATACCTAATAAACCAAATGCAGGCATAAAAATTCTTACACCTAAACCAGCTGATCTTTTTACGTTAAACGGATTAAATGTTCTAAAATTGTCATAAGAGTTACCAGCTTCTAAGAAACCTAAAGTATAAATAGATGCAGATGGTGAATCTGTAATAGAATACCTTAATTCTAATTGAAATTTATTATAAATAGTACCTCCAGAAATAGAAGATAATCTGTTGTTTTCATACCCTCTTAAACCTACTGTTTCTCTACCGTCTAACTGAAATTGAGCTATACCGTCTCCACCAACAAAGTAACGTTCAAATGGTGTTTGACCTAGTTTATCACTATAAAATCCTAAGAATCCCATTTCAGCATTCGTCATCAACACTAATTTATCTGTAAAAGAAGTATACCATTTACCTTTAGCGTTTAATTTATAGTATTCTAACCACTTATATTTATCTGCTAAAAAGTCATTTTGCTCTTCTGCAGTTAAATTATCTGGTTGATTGTAATCTTTATCTGTGAATAAAGAATATGGAAGTGTCGCTTTAATTCCGAAAGAAAATTCTGAACCATAAGTTGGGAAAATTAAACTTGGTCCTGAAGAATTTCTTGTTAAGTTAATATTATAAGATAAGTTATTTAATGTACCATTGTCTAAAACATTGTCTCCAACTCTAAAACCATAATTTTTTAATTGAAAACTTTGGTAAGAAATTGTTTGTGATAACTGAAAGAAATCATCTGGCCATTTTAAACGTTGTCCTAAACCAATAGAAGCACCTGTAATACCTAGTTTTCTACTTCTGTCTACATCAAAAGTTTGAGGGTCTAACTGAAACTGATTTGATTGATAAATAGAAAATGATAAAGATTTTGGAGTTTTACCACCAAACCATGGCTCTGTAAAAGAAAAACTATATGTGTTAAAAGTTCTACTAGATTGAAGTCTTAAAGATAATTTTTGACCGTCACCGGTTGGTAATGGTTTGTAAGCTTCTTTATTAAAAATGTTTTTTATAGAAAAGTTGTTAAAAGATAAACCTAATGTTCCTATAAAAGAACCACCACCATAACCACCTTGTAATTCTATTTGACTACCACCTTTTTCAATTACGTTAAAATTGATGTCTGTAGTTTTATCTCCGTAATTTGGCGTTACATCAGGTGTTACATTTTGATCAAAAAATCCTAACTGACCTATTTCTCTAATAGATCTAATAATTTCTCTTCTACTAAATAAATCTCCTGGTTTTACACGTAATTCTCTAAAAATTACATGATCATTTGTTTTGTCATTACCAGAAACAGTAACCTTTTTAATTCTTGCTTTTTCGTCTTCTCTAATTCTAATTTCTACTGTAATAGAATCGTTTTCTACTTTAGTTTCTACTGCATTAATTTGAGAGAATAAGTAACCGTTGTTTTGGTATTCCGAAGAAATATCAAAAGAAGTAGGGCTTCCGTCTCCGCTAACACGTTCTTTTAAAACAGCACCGTTATAAATGTCTCCTTTTTCAATCCTTAAGACTTGCTGTAATTGCTCGTCTGTATACTCTTTATTTCCAACAAATAATATTTCTGCAAAACGATATTGTCTACCTTCTTCTAAATCGATATTAATGTCTATTGTATTATCATCATTCCAAGAAATTCCTTCTTTTAAAATACGAGCATCTCTATAACCTTGTCTGCTATAAAGATCTAAAATGCTTTCTAAATCTTCTTGATAATCTTCTTCTATATATTTAGATCCTTTCCAGAAACGACCAAAAAATTTCTCTTTGGTGTTTTTCATGGCACCTCTTAATTTTTTATTTGAAATAGCGTCATTTCCATTAAAGTTGATATCTTTAATTTTAATTTTTTTCCCTTTATCTATAAACACAGACATGTTTACGATATTAATATCCGAAGTATCTTTTTGAACATCTAAAGATACTTTTGTTTTTAAGAATCCTTTATCTGTATATTTTTTTCTGAAATAATTTTTAGAGGTAACTAACAAGTTATCTGTTACCATTTTACCAAGTTTTAATTCGGTTTCTTTTAAAAGTTCTTTGGCTTTAGACTTCTTAATTCCGTTTATTTTAACTTGATTTAGCTGAGGTAATTCTTGTACATCTAATTGCAGGTATACTGTATTACCATCAATTTTTGCTAAATAGACATCTACATCACTAAATTGGTCACTTTCATAAAGTTTTTTAATAGCACTTGTAAGCTTGTCTCCAGGCAATTTTATTGTCTGCCCGTATCTTAATCCTGTAAAAACTCGAACTGTTTCTTCGCTAAATTTTTGAAGACCAGTTACAGTAATACCGCCTAAAATGTATTCTTGTCCTTTAACGAACGAAGCTTTTTTAGTGGATATGGTATCCTTTTTAATTATAGATATACTATCTTTTTTAACTTGAGCATTTGCGCTGTAAGTAGAAAATAGTGCTGTAAACACTATTGCTGCAGAAAATAATTTCATAAAAAATTTATTCTGTAATTTGTTCGCTTGTTTTTCCAAATCTTCGTTCTCTATTCTGGTAATCTATAATTGCATCATAAAAATGCTCTTTTCTAAAATCTGGCCAAAGTACATCTGTAAAATATAGTTCGGCATATGCCAACTGCCACAATAAGAAGTTACTAATGCGTTGTTCTCCGCTAGTTCTTATCATTAAATCAACGTCCGGCAAATTAAATGTATATAAATGATTATTTATAGTATTTTCATCTATTTCTTCTAAATTAAGTTCTTTATTAACAACTTTTTTAGATATATTTTTAATTGTATTAACAATTTCTTCTCTAGAACCATAACTTAAAGCCAAAGTTAATACGATTCTAGAATTGTTTTTTGTCTCTTCAAATACTTCTTTAAGAGCTTTTTGTGCTTTTTTAGGAAGACTTGTTATCAATCCAACAGCATTTACCTTAACTCCGTTTTTCATGAAAGTTGGTAATTCCTTTTTTAAAGAATTAACTAATAAAGTCATTAATGAGTCTACTTCTAATTTTGGTCTGTTCCAGTTTTCTGTAGAAAAAGCGTATAAAGTAATTGCTTCTATATTAATTTCTGCTGCAGCTTCAACAGAGTCTCTTACTGCGTTAAGTGCATTTCTATGACCAAAAATCCTATTCATTCCTTTACCTTTTGCCCATCGTCCATTACCATCCATAATTATGGCAACGTGTTTTGGAACTCTTTGTAAATCGATACGTAGTTTTTTATCCATATTTTAAAATCCTTGTGTGTAACAAGCGGGTCTACCAAAAGTATAAATTAAAGATACTCCGGTAAACATATACCAATCATTACTATTACCTTCTATATTGTAATTTAAATTGTCTTCTGTTAGATAATCTAAATCATCTTCAAAAGTATATCTAAATTTACTTTCTATAGAAAATGCAAAATTACCACTTAATTTAGACTTAAAGCCCAAACCTATTGGTATCGCAAAAGATGTTTTTTTATCAAAAAGATCTTCTCCTGCAGTAGTTTGTTCTCTAATATAAGAGTAATTAAAAGCTGCAAGCTCAATTAAAATGTATGGTGTCCAAGTTTTATTTTCTGATGAAATATCATATTCATAAAAATTAAACTCCATTCCTAAAGCAATTTCACCTATTGTATTTGTAAAATTTAATCCTCTATTTCTTCTAAAATCTGTATCTGCATTCTTATCATTTCCTTTAATTGGTAAATAAGAAAGTGTGCCTTTAAAAGCAATTCTAGGATTATAATTATATTTAAAAAAAGCGTTACCTGCTAATTGATTAGGGTATATGTAATTGGTTCTACCAACATCACCAACGTAATTTGTGCCTCCTAAAGAAACACCAATTTCATACACTTGCCCAAACATAATTGCAGATAGGCTAAAAAATACGATAAATAAAATACTTTTTTTCATTCTAAAAAATAGCGAGCAAATATAGGAATTTCAATTTGCTTTATAAAGTTAATACTCAGTCTTTTTTGAATAACCTTTTTTTTTAGGTTTTATTGTAGTTAGTGCGTTAAAGATTTGTTGCGTTTCTTGTGTCTTCTCCCCAAAGCAATTTGCTTCTAAGAGTTTGTAAAAAAGATTGATTATTTGGAATGATACTTTTTATGGTGAATGGTGCTTTTTCTATAAAAACTTTTGTGTTTTCGGAAACTGTTGTAATTCTAGAATCTAATGAAATTAAAAAGTCTTTTTCTCTTGAATCTACTTCTAATTGTATCGAAGTTTGGTCTGAAATTACCATCGATCTTGCATTTAAATTGTGTGGTGCAATTGGTGTAATTACTAAGTTTTTAGAATCCGGAGAAATCACAGGGCCATTGCAACTTAAAGAGTAACCAGTAGAGCCTGTTGGCGTTGCTATAATTAAACCATCTGCCCAGTAATTTGTTAAGTATTCGTTGTTAAGATTGGTTGTTACACCAATCATAGAAGTTGTGTTTTTTCTAGCAATTGTAACTTCGTTTAAAGCAAAATTAAGTTCAGAAAATTCTTTTGTTTCGGGTGCCGTTTTAACAGCTAAAAGAGTTCTTTCTTGAGTTGTATATTCTTCTTTTAAAATTAACTCTACACTTTCGTTAATTGTGTTTTTGTTGATGGTTGCCAAAAAACCTAATCGACCTGTATTAATACCTAAAAGCGGAATGTCTAAATCTCTAATGTAGGTTACAGCTCTTAAAATTGTGCCGTCTCCGCCAAGTGTAAACATCAAATCGAAAGAATTGTTTAAATCTCTAAAATGAGAAAATGTTTTGTATTTATTATCAAGAATTGTTCCTTCTACAAGCAAGTTGTAAAACTTTTCTTCAATAAAGCATTCGATATTATTTTCTTCTAAAATCTTTAAGAGAATTTGAATTTCTTTTTCTGCTGATATAGAATATGATTGGCCGTAAACTGCTACTTTTTTCAAATTTGTAAAATATTTAATATTTTAATTTGCTTTTCTTTTTTAATAATTTCTTAGAAATTACATTTCGAGATATTTCTGTAAATAATCAGACCTGTTTTTTAAATCTTCTAAATAAATATCGTTTTCATGCGTAGAAATTATTTTATAGTCATAACGTCTAAAGGTATGCATAACTTCATTGATGTCTTCTGCTTTAATTTTTAAAGTTACTTGTACATTGCCTTGATTTTTCTCAGAAACATATAAACCTAATAATTTACCGCCATTAGATTCTACTATTTGCGATACTTCGCTCATCGAATAATCATTTTCATTTTTTTCGATAATTAAAGTTTCACTGTCTTCTATCATAAAAGGACTTGTAGAAAAAACATCTAAAACATCACATAAATCGTAATAACCAATATATTCCTTTTCTTTATTAAGCACCGGAATAATCGTTGTGTCATTATCAGCAAAAATCTTTAAAAGTTCTAAAACTGTTGCTTTTTCATCGGCAAAAAAAGAATTTAACAAATGTGCATAACCAACTAATTCGTCAGATTTATTTTCTATTGTTTGTATGTCGTCTTGCGCAAAACATCCTAAAATCTTATTATTTTCTACGACGGCAAAATGTGTTATCGGAAAATTATCGAACAATTTTTGTGCAGCCTTTACACTGCTTTTTAAGCTTAAAGGCTTTATTTCATTTAGTATATAGTCTGTAATATTCATGCTTTACGAATATAGGATAAAATGATTTAATAATTTATCTTTGTTGTCTAATTTAAGACGATGACAAAGTTAAGTGTTAATATTAATAAAATAGCAACTTTAAGAAATTCTCGTGGCGGAAATGTGCCAAATTTACTAAAAGTAGCAGCAGATATTGAAAGTTTTGGTGGACAAGGGATCACAATTCATCCAAGACCAGACGAAAGACATATTAAATACCAAGATGCTAGAGATTTGGTTTCTGTGGTTAAAACAGAGTATAATATTGAAGGAAATCCGATACAATCTTTTATAGATTTGGTGTTAGAAACAAAACCAACTCAAGTTACACTTGTACCAGATGCAATAGACGCTATTACATCAAATGCTGGTTGGGATACCATAAAACATCAATCTTATTTAAAAGAAGTAATTCAAGAGTTTCAACAAAATGGTATTAGAACTTCTATTTTTATTGATACAGATTTAAAACTGATTGAAGCTGCAGCTAAAACAGGTACTGATAGAATAGAATTATACACAGAAGAATTTGCAACACAATACGATTTAGGAAACAAAGAGGCAATTAAACCTTATACTAACGCAGCGATTTTAGCACATGATTTAGGTTTGGGTATAAATGCGGGTCATGATTTAAGTCTTGATAACATAAAGTTTTTTAAAGAAAATATACCAAACTTAGCAGAAGTTTCAATTGGGCATGCGCTTATAGCAGAAAGTCTATATTTAGGTTTAGAAAATGTTGTAAACATGTATTTACACAAGTTAAAATAGCTTCAATCTTAAATAAAACTTACATGTCTAAAGAAATATTACATGCCACAGTAAAAGGAGAAGGTTTTCCTTTGTTAATTTTACATGGTTATTTTGGTATGTCAGATAATTGGAAAACTCTTGGAAATAAGTTTTCAGAAGATTTTGAGGTGCATTTAATAGACCAAAGAAACCATGGTAGAAGTTTTCATGAAGATGAGTTTAATTACGAAGTTTTAGTTGAAGATTTACATCGATACATTTTACATCATAATCTACAAGAAGTTTATTTGCTAGGGCATTCTATGGGCGGAAAAACAGTAATGCAATTTGCTGTAACTTACCCAGATTTAGTTAAAAAACTAATTGTTGTAGATATTTCACCAAGGCAATACCAACCGCATCATAATGCTATTTTAGCAGGATTAAATTCGATAGATTTTAAAGTAGAAGATTCTAGAAGTAAGGTTGATAACAAGTTGGCAAACTTAGTGCCAGATTTAGGTGTTCGTCAGTTTTTGTTAAAAAACGTCTATTGGGTAGAAAAAGGTAAATTAGCTTTTAGATTTAATTTAGAATCTCTAACAATAAATAATCCAGAAGTTGGTGCAGCATTGCCTCCATTTACTGTATTCGATAAAGAAACTTTGTTTTTAAAAGGAGAAAAATCAAATTATATTACAGAAGATGAAGAGGCTATTATAGAAGCACATTTTCCAAGTTCAAAAATTGCTACAATTAAAAATTCCGGACATTGGTTACATGCAGAAAATCCGAAGCAATTTTACAGCGAAGTTTGTGCATTTTTAAATTAAACAACAAAAAGCTATATCAATAAAAATATTCATGAAAAAACTAATAGCATTTGTAATTCTTCTTAGTTTCGGACTTTCTTACGGTCAGAAAGATTCTATTAATTTGAATTTAAGAAAAGATAGCGATAGAGATTTTTGGCAAAAATTTACCTATGATTTAGGTAATATGGCCGGCGGAATGGGCTATGCATATACTAGACCCTTGTATTGGAAAAAGAAAGATTTTGCAAATTTAGGATATGTAGCAGCAGGAACAGCAGCTTTGTATGTAATAGATGATAATGTAGATAATTGGGCAAATGGTTGGCGAAACGATGTACCAAGATGGTTAACAAACTATGGCAATGATATTGGTAGTCCGAATAACAATTTTATGCTAACTGGTGCTGTGTATTTAACAGGTTTGTTTACAGAAAACCCCAAATTAAGAAGAACTGGTGTTTTATTGATATCGTCTGCAGCTGCTTCGGGATTATTACAACAAGTTTCTAAACGAATTATTGGTAGAGCAAGACCAAGAATAGATGTTGGTAAAAGTTCTTTTGATCCTTTTCATATAGATAGGGTTTTTAATTATGATTCTTTTCCTTCTGGACACACCATGTTAGGTTTTACAAATGCTTATGCAATTGCTAAACATTTTGAAAGTCCGTGGATAAAAGCAGGCTTGTATACCATTGGCTCAATACCAGGTATTGCAAGAATTATAGATCGTTTTCACTGGATTTCTGATGTTGCATTTTCTACAGCAATAAGTATTTTTATTGTTGAAGCCATAGATCGATTTTTAGATACAAAATATGATCAAAAATATAATGACCAAAGATTTAAGAAAAAAGTGGTTTGGAATTTACAAGTAACACCACAAAGTTTTGGTGTTACTATGAATTTTTAGGCAATTTCACCTCTTTGTGGTTTTAGAGCGTCTCTGTAAATTTTCATGTCTTTTTCATCAACCGTTATAAATGCAGCACAAAGCATTGGGTTTTGCTCTATAATATCAATTTCGTGAAAGTTTAATTTTTCTAGTTCTGCAAACTCTTTTAAGTGTATTGTGTGGTGTTTGGCAGTTTCTTTTGCGTCTTCACCTCTAAAATCCCACAATAATTTTATTTTTCTGCTCATAATTTAATCGTTTATAAAAATAAATAAGTTTCCAGAAGTATAACTTATATCTACGTTGTTTTCTATTGCCTTGTTTCTTGTGCCAATTCTTTCTCCAAAAACTAAATCTTCATTATTTAAAGAATATTGTAGTCCTTTAGTGGTAATGTTTTTAACTTCAGGAAAAGGAACTAAAGAAACGGTTTTATATTTACAGTTATTAAGAACTGTTTTTTTATCAGCTAAAAAATAACGACCATAATTATCATGAAAAGTAAGTTTTAACTTTTCTTGCCATTGAATAGTGGTGTGTAAATTTCCTAAAAAATGATCTTGTTCTTTACCGCTTGCTCCGTAAATATCAATAGCTGTAAAACCTTTGTCAGATAAGATTTGTAGCATTTTATCAAAATCTGTAAAATTTTGATCTGGTGTTTCTATTACTTCAATTTCTGTTGGTAAACTCTCTAAAGAATCAAAATCTCCCGTAATAAAATTTGGTGTAATTTTTTTTTCTTTTAAATATTGATAAGCGCCATCGGTTGCACAAATAATATCGTAATTAGATAGATTTGGCAGTTTTTTTGGCTTTTCGCCATTTAATAATAAAAAAACTATTTTGGTTTTCATGTGATGCAAAAATACCCATTTCTTATCGAATGAAATGGGTAGGAACTTCAATAAAAAAAAGAAGTCGATTATTTTTCTTTTATAATTATACCGATAATGCCTAAACGTGCAATTAGAAAAGTTAAAGAACCAAAAATAGGAGAATACAAACAAATTTTCAATCCTCCTGCTAAGATTTTAGTTGAAAAACCTGAGGAAATTGAAAGAGCTTGAAATGCTCCCATTAATCCAAGCATCATACCTAAAAATCCCCAAACCAAAGCAAACAAACTTATAGACTTAATCAATTTTAGACCTTTATCGTTTTTATCGCCTTTAAGTAATACTATTATTGTTAATAGAACACAAATAATTAAGGTGATTAAAATTGTGTACATAAATAATGGTCCGCCATCATTTAATAAATTCATTGGTAATAATTTCATAATAAGTTGTTTTTAGTAATTAATATGAATCAAATGTATTTTAAATAGAAGTTCAAATTTTTAAAAAACGATGTTTGATTATTTAAAATTAGTAAACAACCAAATAACAAGGGGTTTTAACAAAAATAACTTAATTTGGTAGAAAAGGTTCGTTTTCTGGTATTTTGCCTTAAAAACTTCTGAGTTTTTAAAAAATATATGATATTGGTAAATTATTTAAAACAATGAATTCATATATAAAATTATTATTTACTGCTTTTTGCCATATCATTTTTTGGGTTGGTGTCTATTTCTTTTACACTTATTTTTTAGGTTATGGTAGCTTAAATGTAAATTATGTAAATTCATTTTCATGGTATTTAATGCCAAGTACAATTGCTACAAGTT from Polaribacter marinaquae encodes the following:
- a CDS encoding NAD kinase, with amino-acid sequence MKKVAVYGQSYSISAEKEIQILLKILEENNIECFIEEKFYNLLVEGTILDNKYKTFSHFRDLNNSFDLMFTLGGDGTILRAVTYIRDLDIPLLGINTGRLGFLATINKNTINESVELILKEEYTTQERTLLAVKTAPETKEFSELNFALNEVTIARKNTTSMIGVTTNLNNEYLTNYWADGLIIATPTGSTGYSLSCNGPVISPDSKNLVITPIAPHNLNARSMVISDQTSIQLEVDSREKDFLISLDSRITTVSENTKVFIEKAPFTIKSIIPNNQSFLQTLRSKLLWGEDTRNATNL
- a CDS encoding CBS domain-containing protein, which gives rise to MNITDYILNEIKPLSLKSSVKAAQKLFDNFPITHFAVVENNKILGCFAQDDIQTIENKSDELVGYAHLLNSFFADEKATVLELLKIFADNDTTIIPVLNKEKEYIGYYDLCDVLDVFSTSPFMIEDSETLIIEKNENDYSMSEVSQIVESNGGKLLGLYVSEKNQGNVQVTLKIKAEDINEVMHTFRRYDYKIISTHENDIYLEDLKNRSDYLQKYLEM
- a CDS encoding pyridoxine 5'-phosphate synthase, which gives rise to MTKLSVNINKIATLRNSRGGNVPNLLKVAADIESFGGQGITIHPRPDERHIKYQDARDLVSVVKTEYNIEGNPIQSFIDLVLETKPTQVTLVPDAIDAITSNAGWDTIKHQSYLKEVIQEFQQNGIRTSIFIDTDLKLIEAAAKTGTDRIELYTEEFATQYDLGNKEAIKPYTNAAILAHDLGLGINAGHDLSLDNIKFFKENIPNLAEVSIGHALIAESLYLGLENVVNMYLHKLK
- a CDS encoding alpha/beta fold hydrolase, giving the protein MSKEILHATVKGEGFPLLILHGYFGMSDNWKTLGNKFSEDFEVHLIDQRNHGRSFHEDEFNYEVLVEDLHRYILHHNLQEVYLLGHSMGGKTVMQFAVTYPDLVKKLIVVDISPRQYQPHHNAILAGLNSIDFKVEDSRSKVDNKLANLVPDLGVRQFLLKNVYWVEKGKLAFRFNLESLTINNPEVGAALPPFTVFDKETLFLKGEKSNYITEDEEAIIEAHFPSSKIATIKNSGHWLHAENPKQFYSEVCAFLN
- a CDS encoding phosphatase PAP2 family protein, yielding MKKLIAFVILLSFGLSYGQKDSINLNLRKDSDRDFWQKFTYDLGNMAGGMGYAYTRPLYWKKKDFANLGYVAAGTAALYVIDDNVDNWANGWRNDVPRWLTNYGNDIGSPNNNFMLTGAVYLTGLFTENPKLRRTGVLLISSAAASGLLQQVSKRIIGRARPRIDVGKSSFDPFHIDRVFNYDSFPSGHTMLGFTNAYAIAKHFESPWIKAGLYTIGSIPGIARIIDRFHWISDVAFSTAISIFIVEAIDRFLDTKYDQKYNDQRFKKKVVWNLQVTPQSFGVTMNF
- a CDS encoding thiamine diphosphokinase; translation: MKTKIVFLLLNGEKPKKLPNLSNYDIICATDGAYQYLKEKKITPNFITGDFDSLESLPTEIEVIETPDQNFTDFDKMLQILSDKGFTAIDIYGASGKEQDHFLGNLHTTIQWQEKLKLTFHDNYGRYFLADKKTVLNNCKYKTVSLVPFPEVKNITTKGLQYSLNNEDLVFGERIGTRNKAIENNVDISYTSGNLFIFIND
- a CDS encoding MotA/TolQ/ExbB proton channel family protein; the encoded protein is MKLLPMNLLNDGGPLFMYTILITLIICVLLTIIVLLKGDKNDKGLKLIKSISLFALVWGFLGMMLGLMGAFQALSISSGFSTKILAGGLKICLYSPIFGSLTFLIARLGIIGIIIKEK